GGGGGTTGAAGATCAGCTATGATCCCTTCTTCAAACTGATTTTTAATCCGGATGTACACAGTGATCGTTTATCTGCCATGCTTTCCTGCATTATGAAGCAGAGAGTGACAGTGAAGCAGGTCTTATCCCCGGAATCCAACCGGATTTCTGCGGAAGGTTCTCTGCTGATTATGGATGTTCTGGCTGAACTTGAGAGCGGAGAATTAGTAAATATTGAAATTCAGCGCATTGGCTACGCTTTTCCGGGAGAGCGTGCCGCCTGTTATTCCTCGGACCTGATGCTTCGGCAGTACAGCCGGATAAAAAGCAGAAAAGAAAGGGGATCTACTTATAAAAAACTTTGGAATGTGTATACCATTGTTTTGATT
This genomic window from Anaerotignum faecicola contains:
- a CDS encoding Rpn family recombination-promoting nuclease/putative transposase, encoding GLKISYDPFFKLIFNPDVHSDRLSAMLSCIMKQRVTVKQVLSPESNRISAEGSLLIMDVLAELESGELVNIEIQRIGYAFPGERAACYSSDLMLRQYSRIKSRKERGSTYKKLWNVYTIVLIENSGAEFHKIPGQYIHCSSQVFDTGLELNLLQK